The Haematobia irritans isolate KBUSLIRL chromosome 1, ASM5000362v1, whole genome shotgun sequence DNA segment ttgtctgtatTCACTAAAGGAAATTCTGAGGCACTTATTGGCTACACGGATGCTGACTGGGCTTCTGATACAAATGACAGAAAGTCAAtcagtggatatatttttaaaatgtatgtttGTTCCGTCTCATGGTGCATCAAGAAACCACAAACCGTTGCATCTTCGTCTTCAGAAGCAGAATACGTTGCTTTAAGCCTTGCGACTGCCGAAGCGATTTGGATCAAGGGAATAATGCAAGACTTGCATGAAATAAACGAATCATATGTCATAAAAATTTCCGAGGACAATGGAGAATGCATTGGAAAAGCAAGCAATTTGGAAAGTAAACGTGTTAAACACATAGACATAAAAACACCACTTCGTAAGAGAtaacgtaggttaggttaggttaggtggcagcccgatgtatccggctcacttagcctattcagtccattgtgataccacattggtgaacttctctcttatcactgagtgctgcccgatgccatgttatgctcaatgacaaagggacctcctttttatagccgagtccgaacggcgttccacattgcagtgaaaccacttagagaagcttttaaaaccctcagaaatgtcaccagcaggaatcgcacccacgaccttgtgtatagtaggcgggcatgctaaccattgcaccacggtggctccgtaaCGTAATGAATGGTATCGTTAAAATAGATCCGATGAAAACTGATATGCAACTTGCGGATATATTCACCAAATCTACAGATGCAAGCCATTTTTTCAAGATCTTCAAGGAAATTGGATTGAGGGGGAGTATTGTAATacttcacccagagaaggaatatgatcacctcaaacatgttttaagagcaaaatgttatttttgggtggtgaccatgtaacatggttttcgcaatcatgttattttctcggaaatcatgtatctgatttcggcaagcaggttatatttgacgatgagaaaataacattttagtggcaaacatgttacatggtcaccatacaaaaataacattttgctcttgaaacatgtttgaggtgatcataacatattccttctctgcgtcttGTTACAATCAATtggctcaaacatgttttaagagcaaaatgttatttttgggtggtgaccatgtaacatggttttcgcaatcatgttattttctcggaaatcatgtatctgatttcggcaagcaggttatatttgacgagaaaataacattttagtgacaaacatgttacatggtcaccatacaaaaataacattttgctcttgaaacatgtttgaggtgatcataacatattccttctctgcgtcttGTTACAATCAAATGGCTTTTCAAATCGTTTCAAATAATTTGTCATTCTGAAAAAAAACacgtatagaaaataaatactacttttaaattttcttgCGTATGTTTCAATTACaagaaaaactaaattatttaaACCAATAATAGAGTGTTTATGAATGAAAGCTCATCATTCAAGTGATTGACACAAAACCACTtcaatgaaatttacaaagtcTATAATGATGGTAGTAAATATCTTGTGAGATTTGTTGAGAAACTACAAAAAGGGCTAGACGACACAAATAAGCATTATCGTTTTCACTAATTAATTAATGGCAATAGATATTCAAGTTTATTTGCCATTACTGGCACAGTTGTAGGAATAGTGGATCTACTCGATTACCAGCGGACAACAACCACTCAACGATTGTgatcataatttttattgactGCACATCGAACCTGCAGCAGcaacactctctctctctctgcacCTCTCAATACAATTCGTTGCCGcctacacaaaatttaaatttttattaatttaaactaTTACAATATGTTGCAAACACAATAGATCTAACGAGATCGGTTGGTTGGCACCGTTTAAATGCCTTGTGAATGTGTAGGCAGATGCAGTCTGTCGTCTGACTGGAATTGACTGGCGTCAACATCGTTGGGATTAGCGTGGGTCGTTGATTGTGGCAATGATTGTAagcattaatttttgtttttatgtggaaaagtttaattaatatttataattgtttttatatgcATAATATGCATTTTGTTCACAGAATAATATAGCAATAGTAACAATAAACTGTTTGGAGGTTGTATAAGGGGTAAAATCATATACATATTACATTCGAAAGATTGttggttttgaaaaaatttcgatatatgATATCTACTCTAtactcaagaaaaaaaattaaagattttgatactgatccaaaaatggaattttcattattattattattttttttttcgatatattaacaaagccaTTCGCGTATAAATAAATATCACTTTAAAAGTCCACATTCTAATAGATACTTCAATGTAACAAATCTTAACCgaaagatacaaaatcctcaaaacatgACTTAGCCAATATGAAACTATTTATACTCACTACCGTACActggaaaaatattgtcatgaagtcaatgatttcatgtctttaaaatacgaattcaaattttgtttagcatagaag contains these protein-coding regions:
- the LOC142225084 gene encoding uncharacterized protein LOC142225084, with amino-acid sequence MEKGLQLQANEEEQKLNRPYRELLGSLMYLMLCSRPDICYQVGYLRNSEALIGYTDADWASDTNDRKSISGYIFKMYVCSVSWCIKKPQTVASSSSEAEYVALSLATAEAIWIKGIMQDLHEINESYVIKISEDNGECIGKASNLESKRVKHIDIKTPLQTSTFRAK